One window of Marinomonas primoryensis genomic DNA carries:
- a CDS encoding diguanylate cyclase domain-containing protein: protein MPIDSSNELLKERQVLRSRVAYLEKERDFIKDLYSDMPQMLHMISKGALLSSLLNSFKNRLQAQLPKAYCLFIVCDKDCSQWHLQYVDSINESLLSPNGRLITVPQALITFAATPSCPKRHDINIPNLSDWKHWQVFFKRHGFSDASMVSVSDGQGSIYLMLAFQREDTLLEGELMALALDSYASWLDAVFEREKADYLLLEDSHRDPSTGLLRRFSFDNSFGIVLKDSRRHFQRAALLSLKLLSTSKIDEDELKVLADIMQDTVRDNDLLAHYDERELVMGIRIQHLEDAEIVATKLLKSLSDSSLSSNRLIRAGVSIGIAFYPEHSSLELLHQAASFAANSLHNLPGYRLEFHGDYYESSSELYSL from the coding sequence ATGCCTATAGATTCATCAAACGAATTGCTTAAGGAACGGCAGGTCTTGCGGTCTCGTGTTGCCTATCTCGAAAAAGAACGAGATTTCATCAAAGATCTGTACAGTGACATGCCCCAAATGCTGCACATGATTTCAAAGGGGGCTTTATTAAGTTCCTTGTTGAATAGCTTTAAAAATAGGCTACAGGCTCAGTTGCCCAAGGCGTATTGTCTTTTTATTGTGTGTGACAAGGACTGTTCGCAATGGCATTTACAATATGTAGACTCTATTAATGAGAGTTTACTTAGTCCAAATGGCCGATTGATTACGGTTCCTCAAGCGTTGATTACTTTTGCGGCCACTCCTTCTTGTCCTAAACGTCATGACATTAATATTCCGAATTTATCAGACTGGAAGCACTGGCAGGTCTTTTTTAAACGTCATGGTTTTTCAGATGCATCCATGGTGAGCGTTTCCGATGGTCAGGGTTCTATCTATTTAATGTTAGCATTTCAACGAGAAGACACCCTGTTAGAAGGAGAGCTGATGGCACTGGCTTTAGACAGTTATGCTTCTTGGCTGGACGCTGTATTCGAGCGAGAAAAAGCCGATTATTTATTGTTGGAAGACAGCCACCGAGATCCGTCGACAGGTCTATTGCGACGTTTTAGCTTTGATAATAGTTTTGGCATCGTTTTAAAGGACTCCCGTCGCCATTTTCAGCGCGCGGCGTTGCTTTCGCTGAAATTACTTTCGACGTCGAAAATAGATGAGGACGAGTTGAAAGTATTGGCTGATATTATGCAAGATACAGTGCGAGATAATGATCTTCTAGCGCATTATGATGAGCGTGAATTGGTTATGGGTATCCGTATTCAGCATTTAGAGGATGCCGAGATTGTGGCCACTAAACTATTGAAGTCATTGAGTGACTCTAGCCTTTCTAGCAATCGGCTAATACGTGCAGGAGTGTCTATCGGCATTGCTTTTTATCCCGAGCACTCATCATTAGAGTTGCTTCACCAGGCCGCTTCATTCGCTGCGAACTCGCTACATAACTTACCAGGATATCGCCTAGAATTTCATGGTGACTATTATGAATCTAGCTCTGAGCTTTATTCGTTATAA
- a CDS encoding YggS family pyridoxal phosphate-dependent enzyme, giving the protein MSIEIERNETEDVKVNLTLVSQQIDQLVQQYKRKDGCVRLLAVSKTKPLSALEAAYSAGQRAFGENYVQEAVDKCHALAHLADIEWHFIGPIQSNKSRLIADTMHWVHSIDREKIARRLSDQRSVDMPPLNVCIQVNISGEDSKSGVTLSELGAMVDLIRTLPNLCLRGLMAIPAPQENSAAQCAVYEPLVKAFIELSKSDSMIDTLSIGMSGDLPAAIQSGSTMVRVGTAIFGSRDYSAKM; this is encoded by the coding sequence ATGTCGATTGAAATCGAACGAAACGAAACGGAAGACGTGAAGGTTAATTTAACCTTAGTTTCTCAACAGATTGATCAGCTGGTTCAGCAGTACAAACGAAAAGATGGTTGTGTGCGATTGTTGGCGGTCAGTAAGACAAAGCCTTTATCCGCACTAGAAGCAGCGTATAGCGCCGGCCAAAGAGCATTCGGTGAAAATTACGTGCAAGAAGCGGTGGATAAGTGTCATGCTTTAGCGCATTTAGCGGACATTGAATGGCACTTCATTGGCCCCATTCAGTCTAATAAATCCCGCCTCATAGCAGACACCATGCATTGGGTGCATTCCATTGATCGAGAAAAAATTGCTCGCCGTCTTAGTGATCAGCGTTCAGTAGATATGCCCCCACTCAATGTCTGTATTCAAGTTAACATTAGCGGCGAAGACAGTAAATCTGGGGTGACCTTGTCAGAGCTAGGTGCAATGGTTGACCTCATTAGAACGCTGCCAAACTTGTGTCTTAGAGGGCTAATGGCTATTCCCGCGCCACAAGAAAATTCTGCCGCGCAATGCGCTGTCTATGAACCTCTTGTAAAAGCCTTTATTGAATTATCCAAATCCGACAGCATGATAGACACTTTATCTATTGGTATGTCTGGAGATTTACCAGCGGCCATTCAATCTGGTAGCACCATGGTTCGTGTGGGTACGGCAATCTTTGGATCGCGTGATTATTCGGCTAAAATGTGA
- the proC gene encoding pyrroline-5-carboxylate reductase, which yields MTQSIAFIGVGNMARAIFSGMLANGYPAEKIIGTSRTPEKRDYYHEQYGITMLADNDMAVNQADVVVLCVKPAQMQAVIEDFSAQVRDDQLFISVAAGVELDSLAYWLGKSVAIVRSMPNTPSQLGAGMTGLIANEYTTEGQKTQVSELFSSIGHSVWIEEEEHMHTVTSLSGSAPAYFFRFLEAMIENGKEQGLDEKTSRALASHAMLGAARMVIELDEPIAQLRNNITSPKGTTEQALLSFEASNIDKIVADAMTACVNRSKKMANDFSAKKD from the coding sequence ATGACACAAAGTATTGCCTTTATTGGTGTAGGAAATATGGCCAGAGCGATTTTTAGTGGCATGCTTGCTAACGGTTATCCGGCTGAAAAAATCATTGGTACATCGAGAACCCCAGAAAAACGCGATTACTATCATGAACAATATGGTATTACCATGTTGGCTGACAATGACATGGCTGTAAATCAGGCAGATGTGGTTGTTTTGTGTGTTAAACCTGCGCAAATGCAGGCGGTAATTGAAGACTTTTCGGCGCAGGTACGTGACGATCAACTGTTTATCTCGGTTGCAGCGGGTGTTGAATTGGACTCATTGGCTTATTGGTTAGGTAAATCTGTGGCGATTGTCCGCAGTATGCCTAATACGCCTTCTCAATTAGGCGCAGGGATGACAGGCTTAATAGCCAATGAATACACCACTGAAGGGCAAAAAACGCAAGTGAGTGAGCTTTTTTCTAGTATTGGTCACTCTGTGTGGATAGAAGAGGAAGAGCATATGCATACCGTGACCAGCTTGTCAGGCAGCGCACCCGCTTATTTTTTTCGATTCCTTGAAGCCATGATTGAAAATGGTAAAGAACAGGGACTTGATGAAAAGACAAGCCGAGCATTAGCCAGTCATGCCATGTTAGGGGCTGCTCGAATGGTGATAGAGCTGGATGAGCCAATTGCTCAGTTACGTAACAATATTACGTCGCCGAAGGGAACAACAGAGCAAGCTTTGTTGTCTTTTGAAGCCTCTAATATTGATAAAATAGTCGCAGATGCAATGACGGCCTGCGTTAACCGATCAAAAAAAATGGCGAACGATTTTTCCGCTAAGAAAGACTAA